GCGGATGATGGAGTCGAAATGCTGCAGCGGTGGTTTGTGGACGTGATGATGCTGGTGGAAGCAGATCGTGCCGCCCAGCCAATACATGCGTGCGCCCGCACGCTTTAGCCGCTGGCCCAGATCGGTTTCTTCCGCACCGTAGCCGATATATTCCTCGTCCATTCCTCCGGCAGCTTTCCATGTCCTTGAGGACATGATGAATGCCAAACCCCATAGCTCGCCGAAATCGGCGATGGGATCGAAGGAAGTCTCGTCCAGTGGACGTTTGCTGGGATGGCGCACGCCTGTGCTCGTCAGGAGGTCGTAATCGGGCGACCCATCCGAAGAGAGCCAGCCGGAATCGTTGCCCGGCAGGTAGCGAACCTCCGGCAGAAATACGCCGTTCTCATCGTGGACATGCGCTTCCGCCGCGCGGCGGACGAAATGCGGATCGGGAATGCAATCGACGTCCAGGAAAGCGAGCACATCGCCCTCAGCGAGTTCTGCGGCCCGGTTTCGGGCGGCCGCCAACGGCATCGGTTCACCTGCCACCCGCACGCAGCGAACAGGGAAGCGGCCATCCATTTCTATACACGGCCTTTCGTCCTGCATATAGGCGACAACCAGTTCGTCCGGCGGGAAGGCTTGTGCTTCGAGTCCTGCGACCAGGTGATCGAGATGCTTTTGCCGCCCGCGCACAAGCGTAAGCACAGAAACGGAACGATATGTGCTCACCAGCTGCCTTGCGCCTGGTAGTGCCGCACACCCTCCAGCACGCCTGCAGCGTAGCATCCCTTCGCCCGGTATGCGTGGGACAGGGACGGGTCCTGCGCCAACCCGTCGCTGGCATTACCTACTACGATGGGAAACGGGCACGCTCGCAGCATCGTCAGGTCGTTCCCGCTGTCACCCGCAACCACCACGCGCGATTGGGTCAGGGAGAGCTTGTCGGCCACGTGGCCGACCGCCGGCCCCTTGCCCGTGCCCTCGGACAGGATATCCAGATAACGGCCGTGGCTGGCGACGATCTCGACCCGCAAGCCCCCATTGCGAAATGCACGGAGAACGGCTTCCGGGTCGTTTCCGTCGAGGAAGAAGCTGGCTTTCCCGCTATGCTGTTCCAGCAAGGCTTGCGGTCGTAGCCCCAGTTCGTCCGCGACTTCGCGAACTGCGTCATCGTTCCAGGCATTCTCCACACGGCGTCGCCAGTCACTATCTTCCGAGAAACAGCGCTTCTTTCGGTCGTACCAGTGAATTCGCGTCCCCACGCTGCTGATGATGACATCGGGTGTGGGCACGCCTTCCGCTGCCAGGATTGCCTGTGCGCTGTGAAAGCTGCGCCCGGTGGCAATGCCGAGGGCGATCTTGTCCGATTGCTCCGCCTGCCAGTCGAGAAATTCGCGCAAAGCCTCGCGATCGCCGAGCAGTGTATTGTCGATGTCGCAGATCAGGATCCGGTCCCATTGCGGTGCTGACGCTAGCGGGCCAATCAGTTCCTGCAAAAGACGATGATAGGGGCCGCGATGCGCATTCCAGTCATAGGCAGCCACCGCTTCCACGCCGGCGGTGGCGTAAAGTACCCATTTGCGCCGGTCCGTCACAATAGCTCGGCACGCGGCAGCTATTGCCAGTGGATCGCGCGGGCAGACGAGTTCGCCATTATTGCAACGCTCCACGATATCGTTCGGGCCGCCGCTATCGGTTGCAACCACCGGCAGCCGCGACGCCGCCGCCTCCAGCAACGTCAGACCGAATGGCTCGTTGAGGGCCGGGTTCACGAAAACGCCACCGCTCTCGCGCGCCAGGGCGTAATAGGCCGGAATGTCCGCGGGTTCGTGGTTCTTGGGATAGGCGACCTTGCCGTAGAGGTCGTATCGGTCGATCGCCTCGATCAACTCCTGCATCACCTCGCGGCATTCGGTTTCCAGGTCGTCCAGTGTGGAGCGGCAACCGGCGACGATCACCAGATTGGCCGCGGCCTGCAAATCGGGGTCGGCGGCATAGGCTTCCACCAGCCCGAGCAGGTTCTTCTTGCGAACGGGCCGCGCGATGGCGAGCAGCATGGGCTTGGCCGGATCGCGCAGGAAATGAGCGAGATCCGCGCGAACCTTGTCGCTGGGCCTGGCGCTCTCGAACCGGGTCAGGTCGCAGCCCGGCGGGATCACGCGAATGCGCCCTGCATCGATGGAATCGTAATGCGCGTATTGCGCCTCCGCCTCGTCGCGCGAGCTGGCGATTACCGCGTCGGCGTGAGCCAGTGCCCGCTCCTCCACCTCGATCCGCGTGCGCAGGCTGGCATCGGCACCGCCGATTACCTCCCGCTTGACCGCGCCGAGCGAGTGGCCTGTGAAAACGTACGGAATGCCGAATTCTTCCTTGGCTTTGCGGGCGAGGATTCCGGCATCGGCGTAATGAGCGTGGACGATATCGGGCAAGTGATCGAGATTGCGAAGGTATGCGAGGAACGCTTCGCAGAGTTCACCGTGGCGTTCGTGTAAAGTCTCTTTCGGAAGATAAGTGGGGTCGCCATCGTCAAGGCGGATCAGCCGTATCTTGCCGCTCGCTTCAGCACACTGCGCTTCGAACCGCATGCCCAGCCTTGCGTCGGTAAAGCCGCGCGTCACGATATCGATCCGATCGATCGCCGGGTCGCGCGCGCTCGCGCGCGCCAGTTCGAGCAGATAGGTGATGTGGCCACCGGTATCCGCATTGATACCGTACGGCACATCGGACAACGTCAGGCAGCCTTGCAGGGCGATATGGCAAACAAACATCGACGGGCTCCCGGTCTGTGGTTACCGATGCCCCGGAGAGTTCCAAGTTCCTGACAATCAAGGTGATAAATGTTGCTCCCATGCGTATAGCCCATGTCGCGCCGGTCATTCACCCGGTCCCGCCCGCCACGTATGGCGGGACCGAGCGTGTCGTCGCGGACCTGGCCAGTGCGCAAGTCGATGCCAGTCACGAGGTCACCTTGTTCGGGCCGGCGGATTGCTCGTTGCCCCGGGTTCGGCAGGTGGGCGACTTCCTTTCGCTTTCCTGGCACGAAAAGCAGGGCGGCCCCGTACCGCCCGGTCTGCCCGCAGTGCTGGAGGCGCAATTGCTGGGTGACCTGTTGGCCCATGGCGGGGGACACGATGTCATCCACTTGCACGGCTCGGCCCATGCAAGCGCCGTGGCGCAGAAGCTCGGCGCCCCGGCCTTCCGCACGATCCACTGGCGCGCCGACGAGCCGGATCACCTGGAGCATTTCCGGGCATTTCCCCAGGAGCGGATTATCGCGATCTCGCACGCGCAAGCCGGGGCGGTGCCTGCGACTAACCTCGCAGGCATTGTCCATCACGGAATGCCCGCGGATCGGTACAGGCAGGGTGACGGGTCCGGAGGGTATCTCGCATTCCTCGGTCGGATGACAGACCAGAAAAGGCCGGATCGCGCAATTGAGCTGGCGCGGGCGACAGGCCGGCACCTGCAGCTTGCCGGACCAGTCGACCCGGGCAATCCCGCCTATTTCGACGAAGTTGTCCGGCCCGCGCTGGACGACCGGATCAGGCACATCGGCAGTGTCGACGATACAGGTAAACAGGACTTGCTTGGTAACGCAGCGGCGCTCGTCTTTCCTATCGACTGGCCCGAGCCCTTCGGTCTGGTCATGATCGAAGCGATGGCCTGCGGAACGCCCGTAATTGCCTGGCGCCGGGGCAGCGTGCCCGAAGTGGTCGAGGATGGTGTCACGGGTATTGTCGTCGACAGCGTCACTGAAGCGGTCCACAGGATGGACGAGGTCGTGCAGCTCGACCGTTCAGCTATTCGCCGCCAGTTCGAGGAACGCTTTTCCGCCGGGAGGATGGCGAGCGAGACGCTGGCGCTTTACCGCGAGGCGTGCTTGTCCCGATCCTCGAACGAGTCCAGTGCCAGATCACCTTCTCCGTAGAGGTAATCGCCGCGAAATTCGCCGAGCCTTTTCAACTCGGCCTCGTCGTGGATTTCGATCCGCCCTTCGCCGCGTAGTTCCAGTACGCCGCGCTCTTTCAGGATGCGGAAGCTGCGATTGGCGTGGACGGGCGTGATGCCGCACGCTTCGGCGTAGTCGCGCTGTAGCAGTGAAACCGGCAGATTCCGGCCATCGTACAGGCCGACGAATTTGTGCCGCTCGATAATTTCGCAAATGAGGTGCGCAATGCGCGCTTCCGCCTTGAGTCTGCCCAGCCGGAAGATCCATTCGCGGTGCATGGCCGCGTCGAGCAATGTGGAGAACCACAAGGCACGGGCGAGATGGCCCGAACGGTTGACGAGTTCCGCAATGGCAGAATGCGGCACTTCGGCAAGGTCGACCGGACCGAGCGCGGCGGTGCTGTGGTCCAGCCGCTTCATCGGGAAACCATGCAGGTCGACGAAGTCGCCGGGAATGTTCAGGCCGACCAGCTGCCGCTCACCGCTGCGGTCGTCGAGATGACGCAGAACCGTACCTTCGATAATGTAATAGGAATGCTCCACCCGCGTCCCGCGCTTCACCAGGGTTTCGCGCGGTTCCAGTCGAATTGTGCGACCGATTGCCTCCTCCAGCCAGGTCTTTTCCTGGGCTGCCAGTTCATGCCGCAGGCGGCCCTTTAGAAAAAGTTCGGTGTGCAAAGGGATTCCCAGGTTCGTCGCTAAAAGTGTCGACTAACTAAAACGAATGGTGTGCTCAAGTTTGGCTTCGGTCCTGACGTGACCCCCAGCTTTCCCCCAGCTGGGATTAGAGCCGGGCGGTTGTTTTGCGCATAAGCGCGGTTGAAGCAATGGGCTGCGTAGCGGAGCCCGTAGGGCGTAGGGCGTAGCGAAGCAGGCCATTGCTTATCCAGTTCAGCGGCGAACGCCGCCGGTGTTGCGTAACCGAGAGACGAGTGCGGTCGCTCCCGATTGTAGTCTTCGACCCAGGCCGCGATCTCGACACGGGCATGGGCCATGCTCAAGAAGCGCTGGTTCGGCAGCGCCAGAACCGGAGCAGGTTCCCTTGTGCCAACAGCATGCTTGCGGCTTCGTCGTCGCCTCACTGCCAGCCCTTCTTCCTTGTAGAGCCTCTGGGTCTTCTTGCGGTTGATCATGATCCCCTCCCGGCGCACCAGGATATGCAGACGGCGATGGCCGAACCGGCGACGCTGGTTGGCCAGCGATCCGGAAGCACCCGTCAGAACGCTGACGGATGCCAATTAGTCCGGCGTTTGAACGATTGGTCAAGCGATCGCGCGATCGCCGTGACTTAGCGCCGCCTAAAAAGTCAGCGTGGGTACATTGGCGCCCACGGCTAGAGCGGGTGCAGCTGCAGCGCGCCGGATCAGGAGGTCGGCCGAGGCGAGCGCATGCTGGAGGCCGGAATCCTGGTTGCCGAGCGGCCTCGCGTTGCCCTCCGCATCGAGCTTGGCCCGGACGAAGGTCTCGCGGCTGCCGCAAGGGGGAAGGGGCGCCGCGAGCACATGCGATCCCCAATTCCGGGCGGCTGCGAACGGGCGGCCGTTCATGCCAGCGAGAAGGGGCGCGAGGAACAGCCGCGCAGTGACCATCGCGCTGGTGGGATTGCCGGGCAGGCCGAGGATGCTTGTGACGCCGACCCGGCCCAGCCACACCGGCTTGCCGGGCTTGATGGCGACTTTCCCGAAAGCGAGATCGAGCCCGAGCGGGTCGAACATCGCTTTCGCGAAATCGCGTTCCCCCACGGAGGCGCCGCCGGTGACCACGACGAGATCGTGATCGGCGACGGCCCGCGCCGCTGCGCTTTCCAGCGTAGGCAGGTCGTCTCCCAACCGTTCGGCGGGCGAGGGGAGGCCGCCCCATTCGTTCACGAAGGCCCCAAGGCCCGCTGACAGGCTCTCCGGTATCGCGCCCGGTGTGGCGCGCGCCTTGCCAGGCTCGGCCAGTTCGTCGCCGGTGGAAAGCAGCGCCACCCTTGGCCGGCGCCAGCAGGTTACCTGTGCATGGTCGGCAGCAGCCGCTGCCACAAGCTGCCGCGGGCCAAGGACGGTGCCGGCGGGCAACAATGCGTCGCCGCGCGAAAAGTCGCTGCCGCGCTTGCGGACGAAGCGGGCGGAGCTGTGGGGCGCGGCAAAGGTTGCCGCGTCGCCGGACCGCTCGACTTCTTCCTGCATGACCACGCGGTCTGCGCCGGCGGGCAAGGGCGCGCCGGTGAAGATGCGTGCGCAGGCACTCTCCGGCAAAGATCCCGCATCGGCCACACCCGCGGCATTCTCGAACGCGACCGGCAGCGTCACCGGCAAAGCGGCAAGGTCGGCTTCGCGCACCGCGTAGCCGTCCATCGACGACACATCGGCAGGCGGGGCGTCGACCATCGCCAAGACAGGTTCGGCGAGGACCCTGCCGTGCGCATTCGCCAGCGCAACCGGCTCCGGCCCGAGCGGCCGGGCCAGTGCTTGCAGGCGCTCGGTCGCTTCGTCGAAAGAGATCATTCGCCGGACCAGCTGCCGCTCTTGCCGCCCGTTTTCGAGGTCACGCGGATTGCGCCGATGGTCATTTGCTTGTCGATGGCTTTCAGCATGTCGAACAAGGTCAGACAGGCGACGGAGACGGCGGTCAGCGCCTCCATCTCCACCCCGGTCTGCCCTTCCGTGCGTGCTTCGGAAGTCACGCGATAGCCCGGTAATGCTGAATCAGCCTCGATCTCTACCAGCACCTTCGCCAGCGGCAGCGGATGGCAGAGCGGGACGAGGTCGCTCGTCCGCTTGGCGCCCATCACCCCGGCAAGTTCCGCCGTCGCGATCACGCCGCCCTTGGGCGTGCGGCCTTGCGCCACGGCGGCCAGCGTATCGGCCGAACAGCGCAGTTCGCCGCTGGCGGTCGCGGTGCGCGGCGTGACGGGCTTGCCCGAAATATCGACCATTCGCGCGCGGCCATCTTCGTCGAGGTGGGAGAGGCCGCTCATCCGTGGTCCTTTGCGAAACGCGGGATCATGCCGACGATGGAGCAGGGGCGATAGCGGCTGTCGAGTTCGTATTTCAGGATCTTCTCCCACCCGTCGCGGCAGGCCCCGGTGCTGCCCGGCAGGCAGAAGACGAAGCTGCTGCCGACCTGCCCGCCCAGCGCACGCGATTGCATGGTGGAAACGCCCACGGTCTCGCGGCTGACGGCGTGGAACAGGGCGGAAAAGCCGTCCATTTCCTTGGTCAGGATGGGCCGGATCGCTTCCGGCGTCACGTCGCGCGGGGCAAAGCCGGTTCCGCCGGTCGTCAGGACGATGTCGACGCCCTCGTTCTCCGCCCATTCGGCGACCTGCGCACGGATCGCGGGCGCATCGTCGGGCAGGATCATGCGGGCGGCGAGGGAGTGTCCCGCTTCCTGCAAGCTGTCTGCAAGATATCGGCCCGACGTGTCGGTTTCCATGGTCCGTGTGTCTGATACGGTCAGCACCGCGATGGACAGAGGCTGGAATTCGCGGCTTTCGTCGATGCCGGGCATCATCGTTTCTCCAAGTTTACGGACCCAACCCCATAGTCGAATGTGAAGACCGCATTGCCCAACCGGTCGATGCCGGTTTCCGCCATCATCGCCGCGTCCAGCGCCCTGCGTTCGCGCGGCCAGTGTTCGGGGAAATAGCAAGCGCCGAGATGCATGGGGCGACCCTAGGCAAGCGTCAGGCGAAATGCCATTGCGAAAGCGCACCGCCCTCCCGCGAAATGCGACCCGGTCGCCCGACCGGCTCGGTTCGGCCGTCCGTCAGTGCTGCGATGGTCGCGCCATCGTCCGCCGGCACGATGGCGAGGGTTCGAGCACCGTCCGGCGTCAGGGCAACGACGGTGCCGAGCCGCGCCGACCCGTCGCGGGCATAATGGACAGTGAACGTCTCCAGCGTCGCCGCACCCGTGTAAGTCTCGTCCAGCGGCGGCACCGCGCCGCGCGCCGCGTCGGCCTTTGCCTGTACGTCGAAACCCTGCGGGAAGGCGGCGCCGGTGGCGCGTCCCGACAGCACGATCGCATGGTTGTGCGTGGCATAGCCGCCGTTGCCGAACAGCAGGCCGGTCTCGCCCGTGCCGCGCAGCGTGTAGACCATCGCGGCGATGGCGTGGCTCATGTAATTGCCGATCGGCCCGCCGCCGAACGTGAGGCCGCCGAATACCGTCGCAGGGCGCTCCGCCGGCCAGCCGATGATCCGCCGTGCCATCTTGGGCACGCAGGGGAAGCAGCTGTAGAGCTCGACATGGTCGATCGCGTCGGTGGCGAGATCGCCCCGCGCCAGCGTTTCTTCCAGCACCGCCGCCATTCCGGGCGAGGCGTGATAATTCGCGCGGGCGAGGATGTCGGTCGGCTCGTGCGCGCCCGCGCCGTGGCCGACATGGACCAGCCGCGCCTCGTCCAGCCCGCGCCGCCGCGCTTCGGCGAGGCTGGCAACGATAAAGCCGGCGCCCATGTTCACCGCGGCATTCGCGACCTGCAGCTTGGTGTAGGGAAAGGCGATCGGCCGGTTGTCCGCATCCGGCGCCACGATTTCCTGCGGACCGAAGGGCGTGCGCATCCACGCGGCCGGATTGGCGGCCGCGACCTCGCTCATGTGCGACCAGATCGTGCCGCTTTCGTGCTGCGCGTCGGCGAGCGACTGGCCCCACGCCGCGCGGCAGGCATTCTCGTAAAGCGGGTAGACGTCGACCGGCACCACCAGCCCGTGGCTCTGGGCATATCCCGTGTGCTTGCGGTGCGGCGCATCGCGCAGGGCATCCTTCTTCGGCGCGTCCTTTGCCGCGCGCGCTTTCGCCAGCTGCCCTGCCGTCCGCAGCGCCTCCCCGCCCGTGACCGCGCAAATCCTCGCCTCGCCCGCGCCGATCCGGTTCGCCGCTTCATTGAGCAGGCGGACCGGCGTTTCGCCGTGGGGCGGGGTTTGTTCGGTGTTCGCCGCTGACATGCCGAGCGCCCCTGCAACCGTGCGGTCGAGCGGGTTCAACTGCGGCCCGGAAATCTGCCCGATCACGGCGAGGTGGTCAGCCGCCGCCAGCCAGCCACCGCCGGCATCGGCATCTGCCCGGCGCAGCGCCTCGACCATCAGCCCGCCGCTGTCGAGCCCGTCCCCGGCACGCTCCGGCCGGTCGTTCACCTGGCCCACGCCAACGATGACGGGGATGCGTTCGGGATCGATGGTCACTGGCGGCGTCCTCGTTGCAAAAGCGTGGCAAGGGGGGACTTTACCCGCCCCGCACTAGCGTTTAAACGATCGATTAAATTTCGCCAACCGCCAAGCCAACGGAGCCTCCCCATGCCCGCTCTTAACATTCCCGATCCCGACTTCATGCAGGACGAGGAAATCCGCATGTTCGACGATGCGGTCGACAAGTTCTTCAAGCAGCACTTGCCCGAAAAGCGCCTGAAGGAATGGGAAGAGAACGGCCAGGTCGACCGCGAGTTCTGGCACGAGGCGGGGCAGGCGGGCCTGCTCGGCGTATCGGTGCCGGAAGAATACGGCGGCCATGGCGGCGATTTCCGGCACGACCTCGTCGTCGTCAACCAGACAGCGAAGCACGGGGCGAGCGGCTTCAACGCCTCGCTCCATAACTGCATTTGCGTGCCCTACGTCGTGCGCTACGGCACCGAAGAGCAGAAGAAGCGCTGGCTGCCCAAGATGGTGAACGGCGAACTGGTGACCGCTATCGCGATGAGCGAGCCGGGCGTCGGCAGCGACCTGCAGTCGATCACCACCACCGCGCTGAAGGATGGCAACGGCTACCGTGTCAACGGATCCAAGACCTTCATCTCCAACGGGCAGGTGGCCAATTTCGTCATCACCGTGGCGAAGACCGATCCGAACGAACGCGCCAAGGGCATAAGCCTCGTCTGCGTTGAGACGGAGGAAGCGGAAGGCTTCGCGCGCGGCAAGAAGCTCGACAAGATCGGCCTCGACAGTTCCGATACGTCGGAGCTGTTCTACGACGACGTCTTCGTGCCCGGCGACAACATCCTCGGCGGCGAGGAAGGGAAGGGTTTCGCCCAGCTGATGGGCGAGCTTGGCCAGGAACGCCTGATCATCGCCGCCGGCGCGATGATCGCGATCGAAAAGGCGCTCGATACGACCATCGAATACGTGAAGGGGCGCAAGGCGTTCGGCCAGACGATCTGGGACTTCCAGAACACGCAGTTCGTTCTTGCCGACCTGAAGGCGCGCGGCATGGCCGCCAAGGTCTTCGTCAACGATTGCATCGCGCGCCACCTGAAGGGCGAACTGACGCTGGATGCGGCGGCGGCGGCGAAGCTGGTCGCCACGGAATTGCAGGGCGAGACGGTCGACAAGTGCCTGCAGCTGCACGGCGGCTGGGGCTACATCAACGAATACCCCATCGCGCGGCTGTTCCGCGACAGCCGCATCACGCGTATCTTCGGCGGATCCAACGAGATCATGAAGATGCTCATCGCCCGCAGCATGTGAGGGCGCTCAGGTGAAATGCAGGCGGCGGTACTTGCCGCCGAAATAGAGCAGCGGGTCGCGGTTCGGTTCGAAGCGCACCCGCTCCACCTCGCCCACCAGGATCATGTGATCACCGCCGTCGTGCAGCGCGTGCCGGCGGCATTCGAAATTGGCGAGGCTGCCGGGGATGATCGGTACGCCGTAATCCCATGTCTCGAAGGCGAAACCGTCGAACCGGTCGGCGCCCTTGGTGGCGAACAGCTGGGACAGGTCCTTCTGGTCCGTGCCCAGCACGTTGACCGCGAAATGCTCCGTGTTTTCCAGGACCCTGGTGGTCCCGGCGTTCTTTGCGGGGCAGACCAGCAGCAGCGGCGGGTCGAGACTGACCGAGGTGAAGCTGTTTGCCGTGAGGCCCACTGGCTCGCCGTCTTCGGCCAGCGCCGTCACCACCGTCACGCCGGTGGCGAAGCAGCCCATCGCGTCGCGCAGCACCCTCGGGTCGGTCCCGGCAATGAATTCGCGCGGCGAGGTCATGGCATGTCTCCTGCCCGCCGCGCCCTTGCGACGCAAGTCATCAAACGGGCCATCCGTGATGGAAAGCGCAAAGAAAAGGGGCCGGACGATCGCTCGCCCGGCCCCCTATCGCGTCCGCGAGTGGGACTTACTTGTACTTGGCGTACTGGAGATCGAATCGGTCGGCTTCCATGACCTTGGTCCATGCGGCCACGAAGTCGCGGGCGAACTTCTCTTCGTTGCCGTTCTCGGCGTAGACTTCGGAGATCGCGCGCAGCTGCGAATTCGAACCGAAGACGAGGTCGGTGCGCGTGGCGCGCCATTTCTCTTCGCCCGATTTGCGGTCGCGGCCGATGAACTCCTCGTCACCGCTTTCGTCGACCACTTCCCAGACCACACCCATTTCGAGCAGGTTGACGAAGAAGTCGTTCGACAGCGTGCCGGGGCGGTCCGTCAGCACGCCGATCGTGTCGCCATGTTCCGCGTGCTTGCTGACCGCGCCTAGTGCCCGCATGCCGCCGAGCAGCGCGGTCATTTCGGGGATCGACAGGCCGAGCAGGTCGGCACGGTCGATCAGCATGTC
This sequence is a window from Alteriqipengyuania flavescens. Protein-coding genes within it:
- a CDS encoding Crp/Fnr family transcriptional regulator; its protein translation is MHTELFLKGRLRHELAAQEKTWLEEAIGRTIRLEPRETLVKRGTRVEHSYYIIEGTVLRHLDDRSGERQLVGLNIPGDFVDLHGFPMKRLDHSTAALGPVDLAEVPHSAIAELVNRSGHLARALWFSTLLDAAMHREWIFRLGRLKAEARIAHLICEIIERHKFVGLYDGRNLPVSLLQRDYAEACGITPVHANRSFRILKERGVLELRGEGRIEIHDEAELKRLGEFRGDYLYGEGDLALDSFEDRDKHASR
- a CDS encoding glycosyltransferase family 2 protein, giving the protein MSTYRSVSVLTLVRGRQKHLDHLVAGLEAQAFPPDELVVAYMQDERPCIEMDGRFPVRCVRVAGEPMPLAAARNRAAELAEGDVLAFLDVDCIPDPHFVRRAAEAHVHDENGVFLPEVRYLPGNDSGWLSSDGSPDYDLLTSTGVRHPSKRPLDETSFDPIADFGELWGLAFIMSSRTWKAAGGMDEEYIGYGAEETDLGQRLKRAGARMYWLGGTICFHQHHHVHKPPLQHFDSIIRNARLYRSRWGEWCMQYWLDDFERRGLVKRSEERLEVLRQPSASEIAETRQGADVLFS
- a CDS encoding glycosyltransferase family 4 protein, which encodes MRIAHVAPVIHPVPPATYGGTERVVADLASAQVDASHEVTLFGPADCSLPRVRQVGDFLSLSWHEKQGGPVPPGLPAVLEAQLLGDLLAHGGGHDVIHLHGSAHASAVAQKLGAPAFRTIHWRADEPDHLEHFRAFPQERIIAISHAQAGAVPATNLAGIVHHGMPADRYRQGDGSGGYLAFLGRMTDQKRPDRAIELARATGRHLQLAGPVDPGNPAYFDEVVRPALDDRIRHIGSVDDTGKQDLLGNAAALVFPIDWPEPFGLVMIEAMACGTPVIAWRRGSVPEVVEDGVTGIVVDSVTEAVHRMDEVVQLDRSAIRRQFEERFSAGRMASETLALYREACLSRSSNESSARSPSP
- the moaC gene encoding cyclic pyranopterin monophosphate synthase MoaC — encoded protein: MSGLSHLDEDGRARMVDISGKPVTPRTATASGELRCSADTLAAVAQGRTPKGGVIATAELAGVMGAKRTSDLVPLCHPLPLAKVLVEIEADSALPGYRVTSEARTEGQTGVEMEALTAVSVACLTLFDMLKAIDKQMTIGAIRVTSKTGGKSGSWSGE
- a CDS encoding acyl-CoA dehydrogenase family protein — encoded protein: MPALNIPDPDFMQDEEIRMFDDAVDKFFKQHLPEKRLKEWEENGQVDREFWHEAGQAGLLGVSVPEEYGGHGGDFRHDLVVVNQTAKHGASGFNASLHNCICVPYVVRYGTEEQKKRWLPKMVNGELVTAIAMSEPGVGSDLQSITTTALKDGNGYRVNGSKTFISNGQVANFVITVAKTDPNERAKGISLVCVETEEAEGFARGKKLDKIGLDSSDTSELFYDDVFVPGDNILGGEEGKGFAQLMGELGQERLIIAAGAMIAIEKALDTTIEYVKGRKAFGQTIWDFQNTQFVLADLKARGMAAKVFVNDCIARHLKGELTLDAAAAAKLVATELQGETVDKCLQLHGGWGYINEYPIARLFRDSRITRIFGGSNEIMKMLIARSM
- the moaB gene encoding molybdenum cofactor biosynthesis protein B: MMPGIDESREFQPLSIAVLTVSDTRTMETDTSGRYLADSLQEAGHSLAARMILPDDAPAIRAQVAEWAENEGVDIVLTTGGTGFAPRDVTPEAIRPILTKEMDGFSALFHAVSRETVGVSTMQSRALGGQVGSSFVFCLPGSTGACRDGWEKILKYELDSRYRPCSIVGMIPRFAKDHG
- a CDS encoding molybdopterin molybdotransferase MoeA; the encoded protein is MISFDEATERLQALARPLGPEPVALANAHGRVLAEPVLAMVDAPPADVSSMDGYAVREADLAALPVTLPVAFENAAGVADAGSLPESACARIFTGAPLPAGADRVVMQEEVERSGDAATFAAPHSSARFVRKRGSDFSRGDALLPAGTVLGPRQLVAAAAADHAQVTCWRRPRVALLSTGDELAEPGKARATPGAIPESLSAGLGAFVNEWGGLPSPAERLGDDLPTLESAAARAVADHDLVVVTGGASVGERDFAKAMFDPLGLDLAFGKVAIKPGKPVWLGRVGVTSILGLPGNPTSAMVTARLFLAPLLAGMNGRPFAAARNWGSHVLAAPLPPCGSRETFVRAKLDAEGNARPLGNQDSGLQHALASADLLIRRAAAAPALAVGANVPTLTF
- a CDS encoding HAD-IIB family hydrolase; this translates as MFVCHIALQGCLTLSDVPYGINADTGGHITYLLELARASARDPAIDRIDIVTRGFTDARLGMRFEAQCAEASGKIRLIRLDDGDPTYLPKETLHERHGELCEAFLAYLRNLDHLPDIVHAHYADAGILARKAKEEFGIPYVFTGHSLGAVKREVIGGADASLRTRIEVEERALAHADAVIASSRDEAEAQYAHYDSIDAGRIRVIPPGCDLTRFESARPSDKVRADLAHFLRDPAKPMLLAIARPVRKKNLLGLVEAYAADPDLQAAANLVIVAGCRSTLDDLETECREVMQELIEAIDRYDLYGKVAYPKNHEPADIPAYYALARESGGVFVNPALNEPFGLTLLEAAASRLPVVATDSGGPNDIVERCNNGELVCPRDPLAIAAACRAIVTDRRKWVLYATAGVEAVAAYDWNAHRGPYHRLLQELIGPLASAPQWDRILICDIDNTLLGDREALREFLDWQAEQSDKIALGIATGRSFHSAQAILAAEGVPTPDVIISSVGTRIHWYDRKKRCFSEDSDWRRRVENAWNDDAVREVADELGLRPQALLEQHSGKASFFLDGNDPEAVLRAFRNGGLRVEIVASHGRYLDILSEGTGKGPAVGHVADKLSLTQSRVVVAGDSGNDLTMLRACPFPIVVGNASDGLAQDPSLSHAYRAKGCYAAGVLEGVRHYQAQGSW
- a CDS encoding flavin reductase family protein encodes the protein MTSPREFIAGTDPRVLRDAMGCFATGVTVVTALAEDGEPVGLTANSFTSVSLDPPLLLVCPAKNAGTTRVLENTEHFAVNVLGTDQKDLSQLFATKGADRFDGFAFETWDYGVPIIPGSLANFECRRHALHDGGDHMILVGEVERVRFEPNRDPLLYFGGKYRRLHFT
- a CDS encoding acetyl-CoA acetyltransferase; protein product: MTIDPERIPVIVGVGQVNDRPERAGDGLDSGGLMVEALRRADADAGGGWLAAADHLAVIGQISGPQLNPLDRTVAGALGMSAANTEQTPPHGETPVRLLNEAANRIGAGEARICAVTGGEALRTAGQLAKARAAKDAPKKDALRDAPHRKHTGYAQSHGLVVPVDVYPLYENACRAAWGQSLADAQHESGTIWSHMSEVAAANPAAWMRTPFGPQEIVAPDADNRPIAFPYTKLQVANAAVNMGAGFIVASLAEARRRGLDEARLVHVGHGAGAHEPTDILARANYHASPGMAAVLEETLARGDLATDAIDHVELYSCFPCVPKMARRIIGWPAERPATVFGGLTFGGGPIGNYMSHAIAAMVYTLRGTGETGLLFGNGGYATHNHAIVLSGRATGAAFPQGFDVQAKADAARGAVPPLDETYTGAATLETFTVHYARDGSARLGTVVALTPDGARTLAIVPADDGATIAALTDGRTEPVGRPGRISREGGALSQWHFA